In the Lactobacillus paragasseri genome, TGAATGATAAATATATTTTGATCTTGCCGTCGTATCAAGATTTTATGATGGATTCTGTTGTTGATTTTTTAACATATAAAGATAATAAAGAGAACCTTTTAGGTTTAATAGGATGTGGCAACCGTAACTTTAATGATCTTTTTGCTCAAACGGCAAAAAAGATTTCTGTTACATTGCACGTACCGATTCTCTATTTACTTTAGCTAAGTGGCAACTCGGCTGATGTCAAAAACGTTCGCCAAATTGTCAAAGAAGCTTGTAAAAAGGAACGAGGCGCACAAAAAGATTTGCCAGTTCAAAATCCATCTCTTAGCAATATTAGTTTCTTAAGTGACTTCAGGCAGAAAAATGAATAAAAAATCTTATTATAAAGCAAGTAACTGGAATGCTGTCGAAGATCAAGTAGATCGTTCTGCTTGGGCAAGATTAAATGATATTGTCTACGAACCTCGTCGTGTTCCAATTCATAAAGACCGAGATGAATTTTTCCATCTCCCTAAAGCTGAACAAACTATGCTCCTACATAGCTTTGGTTCTTTAGCTCTTTCATCTACTCTCCAGATGAAAGTTTCACTTTCAAAAATTAAGCAAGATGCGGAAAATTCCGAAGAAGCTGCTGTCTATAATGCATTGCAATATTTGGAATCAATTAATAATAAAGCCTATGGTCATGCTCTGAGTGAATTTTCTATTTCCGATGAGCAACGAGATGAGGCTTTTAATTGGGCAAACCAAAATCCATATCTGCAAAAAAAGATGAGACTTTTAAACACAGTCTATCAGTCAGAGAATGCAATTCAGAAAAAGGCAGCACATGTT is a window encoding:
- a CDS encoding ribonucleotide-diphosphate reductase subunit beta; translation: MNKKSYYKASNWNAVEDQVDRSAWARLNDIVYEPRRVPIHKDRDEFFHLPKAEQTMLLHSFGSLALSSTLQMKVSLSKIKQDAENSEEAAVYNALQYLESINNKAYGHALSEFSISDEQRDEAFNWANQNPYLQKKMRLLNTVYQSENAIQKKAAHVFLSTGLYHSSFFGPLYLFGQHKLPRTAELIKYALRITTLNGIYTGIKFRRDYFKLSKEEQENVHNWVYGLCDRLYANELNHIHLLYEDTGLEDKVEHYIHYTLNKALMNLGQEPKYPENVETLDPTLTTGLMESAMIEDFFFYTNAHPILKMREIKK